AGTATTTGGATTTAAGGAATTGACCCCAAAGAGAAGATTTAGATCTGGAAGTCCACCATTGTTTGTACTGTAGAGAGGTACAAATGTTTGTAAGTCTTCTGATCCCCACACCTCCTTCTGCCCAAGGTAAGCTTATTATTTTAGGAGAGGTCCAATGGTAATTCCTTTTGTCCTGATCCCTTCCCCAGAAAAAATCTGATATAATAGATTCTATATACTTGATAGTATTATTGGGAGGGGAGATAGCAGCCATTGTATGAATAGGTATGGATTGTAGAGCATGCTTGATCAAGGTGATTTTGCCTCCAAAGCTGAGTATCCTTGCCTACCACCCACAAATCTTCTTAGAGACTTTGTCTACCAGCTGGGAGTAGAAAATGATCCTTTGTCTACCAATATATATGGGGCAACCTAAATATGTAATTGGACTGTCTTTCTGATAGAAACCTGTGACCTCCTGGATGATGGTGATGATGTCTTGAGGAGTGTTAGTTGGTACCATAAGGTGACTCTTTTCTTTGTTAATAAGTTGATCAGATGTATGCTCATACTCCTCCAATGTATCCATGATGAGCTTCATAGACTGTCTATCAGTGGAAGTAAAAACAATCACATCATCAGCAAAACTTAAGAGGTTAATCTGGGGACCTTTGGACTCCATGCTAAAACCTTTATAGAGTTTGATTCTGTTGCAAAAGGTTAAGCATTCTAGAGAGTACCTCCGcacctaaaataaatagggCCGGAGATAGCGGATTACCATGTTTAAGGCCTCTAGTTGAGTGAAAAAATCCATATCTGTGGCCATTAATAATGATTGAATACCAATTGTTGCTCATGATTCTCCAAATTAAGTCAATGAAAAACTCCCCAAAGCCGAATCTTCTCAACACCAAAGAAGTAAATGACCAAGACACTATATCATAGGCCTTGGTCATATCTAGTTTGATAACAACATTATCCCCCTCTTTGGGCCTCTTAATTCTGTGAGTGATTTCTTGAGCCAGCATGATGTTTTCTGTGATACTTCTCCCCCTTACAAATCCTGATTGATTTTCTGATCTTAGTAACGGGAGAATGTTTGCCAATCTCATACTCAAAAGTTTGGAAATGATCTTGTTGGAGAAATTGTTGAGACTAATAGGTCTGAGATCAGTGAATCTATTAGGTTGCTCAATTTTGGGAACTAAAACTAAGCAAGCATGGGACATAAACTTAGGCATGATATGTCCACAAAAGAAGGACTGCACTGCCGCCAGCAGGTCTTTTTTAATGATGTTCCAACATGCTTGGTAAAACTTTCCCCCTATACCATCTGGACCAGGTGCTGAATTTGGGTTCATGGCAAACACCACCTGTTTTAGTTCCTCCAAGGTAGGCATTTCCTGCAGCATATGATTCTATTCTAGAGTGTCTAGAGTAGGTAAGTGTTGAAGGATTCTTTCATCAATTCTGCAGTTCTGGCCAGTAAACATTTTCGGAAAATATTCACAACCTGCCTGTGCAATCTGATCATCACCCTGTATCCACACATTATCATCAGTACaaattttatgcaaaaataatcttcctcttcttcccctCATCAAAGCATGGAAGTATTTGGTGTTGGCATCTCCTTCCTTAAAACATTGGAGCTGAGTCTTTTGTTTAAGAATAGATTCCTCCAGCTTCAAAAATCTAATGTAGTTGGCATTCATGAGATGTAACTGCTTTCTACAATCCTCTGTGTTATTTGTCAGGAGTTCTTCCTCTGCTTTCCTAATTGTCTCCTCTATTCCTTTACTTTAGCATATATATCCCCATACTCTTTCTTTGACCAATTGCTAAGATAGAAGTTAACCTCTTCAATTTTTGATGCAGTTGCCACATAGGGTTACCAGTGACTTCCCTATCCCGGCAATCCTGAACAGTCTTCATAAAGTTGTCATTGTCTACCCAACACTGTAAAATTTTGAAGTACTTGGTGTGACTTTCATTTTTCCTAATCATTTCCATCAAGAGTGGGCTATGATCAGAACCCACAGAAGGGAGATGTTCAATAGTAGTTTGAGGCATAACCTCAAGCCATTTATTATTAACCATAGACCTATCTAGCCTCTTCCATACTCTAGCTTGTGTAGCCCTTTGATTACACCAAGTGAAAGGAGGCCCTGTGTAACCAAGATCAACCAAGCCACATACTTCAATCATACTAATAAACTCAAAGATCTTTTTCATGTTGAAATCTCCAATGGTACACCAAGGGATATCCATGTTAGCATATTGAAGTAAACTGTCCCACAGAGGCCTCCTCAAATGATATTTACATTTATCATAGATGTAGGACATCAAGAACCTTTCAGTAAGATCAGCATGTTTGAAGTCTCATGTGATATGTTGCTCACAATTCTCATGAATACTGCCAGTGATTTCATTAGACCAAAAAAACCAGATTTTTCCATTAGGATTAGTGACTGCAtggtccatttgaagttggattCTCACCATGTTAAGTTGAGAAGTGTCTGCAAAGGGTTCAAGGATAGCTATCATAGATAATTGATGCAATTTCTTGAGTGTTTGAATTCTCTCTAAGGAACATTGGGTGTTGATACTCCTAGCATTCCAAATGGTCTTAATCATTAAAAACCTTTAGATTTGGACCTTGTAATGGGCCTACTTGGAGCAGCAGAACTATTTTTGGTGGCCTGATGCTTGGTTTGTCTATGTTGTGTCCTACCTGTTAGAGATAGACCATGTTGTTCTGTAAGTTCCTGGACCTCTTCTGGGCATTCATCATGAAAGGTGGAGCCAAATTCTTGAATTAGATGGTTACAAAGTTCTTCATCGTCTTCATCATACTCCTCAATGGACTGGTTGTCAGGATCCAATTCATCCTAAGAATTCAATGCCCCATAATCATCTTGAATTTGTCTGCCTTTTCTGACTTTGTTTGCAACTTGTTCCTCTGTTTATTTTCCTTTGTCTGTTAGCTCAGGTTCCAGCTCAAAGTTCTTTTGCAGGCTTTTTTTATAGcttctcttttgtttttgcTCAACCTTCCTCTAGATTTATTATTAGATTTCTTCTGCCCTGTATCAGTTATCATATCATTCTCTTTCTGAACTTCTTGCTGACTTGCCTTGTGTTGATTTGAATTAGGGGTAGCAGGGGCTCTAGAGTCATTCCTATGGTCATTATCCACAATCTCATGCATAACATGAGTCAATTCCCTCCCCCCTTTGGACACCCCTTCCTACAGGTTAGTGTGTATCTCTTGTACCCTCCCTTCCATGCCTCTAACAGCTTCctcaataacaataacaacatcattATTAAGGGGTGCAGGGGATGGGAGCATAGAGTCAATACCTGTATCTTCACTCACTTCTCTATTTTGAATGTTGCCTGAATTTCCTGGAGCATGTTTACTACCTTGTAAGTCATTCAAAGCCTCAGTTGTTTGTTTTTTCTGCTTTTTTGGTGAAGCAGGTTAATTAAATATTCCTGATCCTTCAACAACATTGTTTTGTTTGACTGATTTACAAGCAGTAATTTGTACTCCTTCAGTTTCTTGATTATTGCTTTGATCCTGTGAATCCAGATTAATATACATAATATGGTTGATAATAGTAACTTTACCTGACTAGCCTTGCTGCTGCTGTCGTATGTTGGTAGGTGTCTTGTACTGAGGTGAGGTTGATCTGTCCTCAATGTTATGATTGATCTTGATGTGTTTTCCCATTTGTACCTGCCACTGCTCTTCATGTTGGGTGCTAGATTGTCCTAGTTATTGTTGTTGGTTTGTGTCCCTAGTAATGTGACTTGTTTCCCTGTTGTTCTGGTTGTCTTTCTCTTTTCTATTGTCTTTCCCTTGCTCAGGTTTGGctttgtttttcttctcattctcagcttctttctttttcttgtgttCCTCATCTCTTTTTTTGATGTTGCAATCATACTCGTGATGCCCTTGATGCCGGCAGTACATGCAGTGCTCTGGAACACCTTCATATTACATTGTTGCCATCTTCCTATGTTATAGTCATCTTCATCAATGCCCATCCAAACCTGTGGGGGTCTAACCTTGGTGAGATCAATTTGGACCTTTACCCTTGCCACACTTCCTCTAGTCTTTTGAGCTGTTGGAGAATCAAGATATAACAATTTCCCAATTGGCTTCAAAAGAATAGAGACAAACTCTTTTTATAACAATGCCAAGGGAGCTCGGGTAAGGCTACCCAAACTGGTACTATGGGAGTTTCCTGCTCAGGTCTAAAGGTAAGAGTCCACGTTAGGATTCTCATGAGTTGTCCCTCAATAGTCATCTTTTGTTTAGTCCACATAGTAATATAATCCAGGTCATTATCAAGGTCAATACAGACATGCCTTGAGTTAAAATGGCAGATTTTCACACCACCAGATAGTTGAGTTTGAAGGatgaaatatttctttattAACTCAATTTTGGGCATAGTAGTGATAAATTTTCCAATTAAGGTAAACTTGCCGTCAGTAACAAGAGTTTGATGGAAATCATCCCTTTTGAATATCACAACTGGTAATCCCTGTCTGTTAGTAAATTCATGTGGTTCAAGATTTAAGGAATCCATTTTCtgattttggttttgtttgAGTTTAGTTGCAAAGGTCTGAATTACTGTAAAAGGAAGAGGTTCAGGGATTTGCTCTTTCTTGGAATTGTTCTGGTGGTTCTGAGAACTTTGGGGGTTATTGACATTATGTCCATTAGTATTTTGACCCCCGAATTTGTTCCTATTGGGAGGGTGAATTTGTTTCTCAAAGTTGCTGGAAATTTTAGGGAACTTAGGATTACTATTATTGCCCTGCCCTTCGTCCTGTTTTCCATGCTCTTGGTGGTCCTTAGAATTGTGAACTGTACCCTGCAATCTCTGTTTCTCCATATTTCTGATATGCTCTTTTGCATGAATTTGCAAATGAGCAATATTCTTAGCATTAGCAACTTGACTATTGTTAGGTTCAGTGAAATTACCTGATGGTATTACTTGTTGTTACTGCTGGTGATTAGTCCTTTGATGTTGTGCATCATTGTCTTTTTGCTGTCTTTCCTTGTTCTGATGAATTAAGTCAGGGGTGGGCATATTATGATCGCCCTGGATTCcaaatgaaaatttggatggcTTATCCCCTTTTGAATGATCTTGAATACCTTGGACTTGTGACATGGAAGTATGATTGCCCTGTTTTGCATTTTTGCTTGGTACTTGTTGATCACTGACTTTGTTCTTCCCATTCAATCTTCCTTGGCTTTGATTGGAATCTTGTATCCTTGAATTGTTATTTATCATGGGTGTAGACATGTTTCTCCCCTCCAAACCTTCATCTAAACCTGTATCAATTCGAGACAATTCATTAATGTATTCAGAACTTACCTGAACTCCGACAGCCCCATCAGAATTCGTCTCCGTCAGGGTTCACCGGTCCAAATTGCTTGAAATTGCTGTGAGCAGTTCATCTAGGTGAGGGGAAGAATCCCCAGTGAATGAATCCTCCTTATCCAATTTGGAATCAGGTCACACTTGAGTGCGCAGTAAAGGCGCCTCATTGGCGATTTTCGAAAAATCTCCAGATTTAGATCTCTCAATTGGCAAGTTAGAATCAGCTGAGATTTGAACTGGAACTAGATCTTGTATAGACATCCATATCCACTTCCACATTTGTTCGAATCATCTCTGTTTGGTCATGGGAATTAATTTCGTGAGTTCCATCTAGTTCTCTCTCAGAAATCACCACACATATCACCTCATCATTTCGCAAATTCGAAGAGTTGTAGGTTGAATTAGACGATGATTCTTGGTGGGTTTTGTAGCTGTTGTCATCACGCTTCTTTTCCATTAAGTCCGGTGGCCTTAGGAGCCCGTTCGGTGGCTGTGTGGCCATTCCGGCAGAAGTGAGCAGCAAATTGTCCAGTTGAGAGAAAAGGCGTCCcatagggtttagagtttagggagtttaggatttagggtttagggtttagggtttagattttagtatttagggtttagggtttagggctaagagtttagatttagggtttagggtgtagggtttacaGTTTAATGTTTAGGGATGAGTATTTAGTATTTggaatttagggtttatggtttaggtttatTGTTTAAGGTTTGGGTTTAACGTTTAGAGTTTAgcatttagagtttaggatttagggtttagggtttaggtttagagtttggttttagtgtttagggtttagggtttaatgttttgagtttaggatttagggtttttttttttttttaggtttaacTACCCTTGGAGGGGTAGGGGCTGAGCAACACCCCTAGGCCTTatcataaataaaagtaaaagtacAAGGAGGGGGGCATAAACCTAATCTCCAATCCTATGGTGGTTCAGTAGTCAACCTTCCTCAAGGGATAGTCAACTCATCCCCATACAAATAAGATAACCAGGATACTAAGTACTTAAAGGAGAGGACTCCTCTCAATACATACAATCTAGGAAGCATAAACAAGGGAGACTCTGCCTTtacaaaatcaacaagaaaaaacTATTCAAAGAAGCTATAATTTTAACCTATAGCTAGGTTGAAACAGTTGTGTATATTCAAGGTGGTTCCTTAATCCTCTTAATCTTCCTTCGCCTGAAATTTGCCATTTCTAGCAAGTCTAGTTGGTAATAAACTCTTGCTTCTTTTGGTAATTGATGATTATTGAAATAAAGTTGGGGGCTAGTGATCTTGTGGTTGTGTTTTGAGAGGGAATCAGCCACAAAGTTGGCTTCTCTAAAGGTGTGTTTGCATTTAAATTCGTGTGTTTAATCGATAAGAGTCTGCAATTTCTCTAGTTATGTGTTGATGCTCCAATGAGGGTTGACTTTATGCATTATCTAGTCCACCAGAATGTAACAACCTGTATTATGCGTATGCTGGTTCTATTCacgtgatacttgacatagccttatagtataggtgagggaccgtgcttcttatatgattagtgttggtttaaactagccCGCAAGGTGAGGTAACACCTTGCACGTTTCAGCATCTGTACTGCAAGTTAGCTCCaacggaagtatttaaactagaGGTAGTAAACTGGTAATTGGGCCAAATGCACTACCACttacttgcattaattatggCCCAAATTGACATGAATAGAGGGATAATTCGGATTAGGGCCCAACAAGTGTTGAAGTTCCCAAAAGCCCAAGTTAAAAGgccaagtaggtgggtcacctacttgacaatatatggccaaaattagtcaagaaattcggccattacacctcctttataaagggataaagatcagatcttttacctcatttttaacttgcaaaattttcagatttcttaaGTTTCTCTCTTGGTCTCTCTTGGCTTCAATCAGCAGCCCTAGAAAACCTTGGTTCCTTGAATAttgccccattttcaagtaaaagtttgAAGGAGAGTTTCAGTTCTTGGAGTACAACTTTAGAGGATAAATTCCTAGAAACTAAGGTAAGACTACTGCccatttttttcctctctttaaaTACAGATTTGGGGtggaaaattttgtatatatttatcaagaactaATGGATGGTGATAAATCTTTGAGTTAATATGCTCCTATTATGCTGAAAGATTTTTAGGGATTGATAGTGGCTgccttatgtatattgttgttgggggCTGTTTGGGTATCTTGGAAAAGGATGTATGAAGTTGTATTAATGTATAGAAGAAGGGTGTGGTGGTTCACCATTGGTGCAAGGGTTGTATGGGCCTACTTTCCGTCAAGTGTTAGCTACTGTTTTTAGGGCCTTGATTAGTTGCTAACATTAGCTTAattgtgacttatattgtagattagcATTCAAGAAGGGAGGTTGAATTGTGACagtggtattggtcaaaaaaaaataaggtatGTAGGGCGATTCGATTCCATATTTCttggcatgaaatctgatacttgCGATTAAtgtcaataagtgaatttcctaagttctattcctagtaaaggaaacatagtggcaaCGTACGATatccaaatagctaacaatattcCCCCCCTCCTAAGTGTACATAATTACTTAGTTACACGTTCAGTACTCTATAGTCAATTGAAGTCATTTGTGTCATTCAAACTCTCAAGTAATGCATTAATGTTACGTAGCTCCTTATATTGTAGCTACTGTcctaaagtattattttcatgtctcctACTACTGTTCCGTAtttccaaatctcaaaaattatcgtgaccaccaaaacaacaatctcaaagattaaagaatctaagtgaagcaatttgtataactatgggtggcagctcaggggcgaaagcctagcatgggccgatcccaatggGTATAggagggtggcagctcaggggcaaaagcctagcatgggccgatcccgaTTTGTGCAATGTTGAGGaccgcatcccaggggttaaaatgcctagcatgggtcatcctcttttaccactgatcagctggtcactTATATCACATACgttataaagatcataacacacataaaggtaaagacaagaatATAACATACATGACCCCACCAGAGTTAACAGAGGCAGCCTCCTATTCTGAGTTATGCACTTATACGTTGATACCTGGTTTCGTttgaactcttattttatatatgtagttgccttacatattcagtacacttttcgtactgacgtccctcgcgggggacgctgcatttcatgctgcaggcacaggtactctcgctagtagacctcctcagtaggAGCATACGACACTcagctacttttggtgagctccaggttgctTCGGAGCTTTACTGAGCCCTTggtagactcattttggtattgtatcgtaGCTAGGGGTAAGgcggggtctgtcccgacctactcaaaaggtttctatcttttagaggctttgtagacttatgtatatggttcagttgcatcttaacaagttgtggcctcaatggccaagtcttgtatataagttttggagTCTACTTATGTCGGTTCATATCGTTGTGTCCCTGGCGAACTTGTCACAAAACTTTCATAGTTACATGCATAGTAAGCACATGTCACATGTGGGTTCTCTCGGGCCTTTAGGGCATCGAgtgcctgtccgtcttaatggGGTTTGAGGCGTGACACAGAAGCTGTGAATATACCTCCAAAAGGACCTTCCTATGGCCTAATTCTAAGGACCAGGTCATCCCGAAAATCACTGCTTCTAGTTCAGCTTGGTTGTTAGTGTCTTCCCCCAATGGAGTGGCAAATGCGAGTAACATTTCTCTAGCCTGATCCCGTATGATACCTCCTGCTCCAGTTCTGCCGGGATTACTCAGTGCACTGCCATCCGTACTGATTTTTTACCCATTGAGTAGGAGGTTTTTTCCACTTAACCAGGGTCACTTTGATATCATGCACACATTTTTCCCCTAGTTGGATCAGGTCTCTCCAATTCGAAGGCCATTTGATGTGAGGAAAGGTTGTGGTCATGAGCTAGTAATTGTCCTTGTACACGGCATATTTTACCCTGCTAGCATAGGATTGTTTGCCTCCGTATTTACTAGCACATCTATTCTTCCATAGGTTCTAACAAATGAATATTGGTGTAGCTTGTAGTAACAACCTATGTGCCTCATTATTGTATTTAGCTTACCACCATTGCATGATGAGTTGCTGTAGGGAACTGTGGTGATTCCGACAGTTGCAGCAAAGCTTCTCCACACATAGGTAGCAAGTTGTCCATTGTTGAAGGTGTGTTCGATTGTATCCATACTTGGCCtgttacaacaacaaaaataattggcTGGCTCACTACCAAAACTGGTTAATTTCTCGTTAGTAGGTAGTTTACCTCTTAAGGTTctccacaaaagaaaataagatttaaaaGGGATACTCTTTTGCCAAATGAGAGAGTTGAATTTAGTCTTGCATCTCTTCACCCTGATATCATTCCATGCAGAGGAGCAATTGAATTTGCCATCAGTGCTGAGTTTCCAGATAGCTTGGTAGGGGATAGCCTGCTGAATGTGCAGTTCTGTTGATAGGATGTTGGTTAGTTGACTATTGGGTGCATGCTGGATGAGCATGCTCCAGTTCAATTGTCCTTCATGCCAAAATTTTGGTACAGTAGTGTTATTGAGTCTGTTACTGTTAGCGGAGAATTGCGCAAGAGATCCAATGCCAAGCCAATTATCCCACCAAAAGGAACAGCTGCTCGAATTGAGTTTCCATTAAATGTGTTCTTCtactttatgtttgttatgtttCAGATGTTTCCAGGTTAGAGAATCACTCGTATCCTATTTTTTACTAATTGGGTTAGATCTTTGACAATATTTAGCCCTTACAAATTCTCCCCAAAGTGTTTGTTTGGATCTAAAAATCCACCATTGTTTATATTGGAAAGACTTGCAAACAGCTTTGAGATTCCTCATACCAACTCCTCCCTCGTCATATGGAAAGCTAAGATTCTTCCATGATGCCCAATGATAATTTTTCCTCTCATTCCTCTATCCCCAGAAAAAATCTGCCATTATACTTTGAACTTGGTTGAGGACAGTAGTAGGTGGAGTTACTGCTGAGAGAAGGTGAATAGGTAAGGATTGAATGACATGCTTGACCAATATTTCTCTACCACCATAGCTCAATTTCTTAGTTTACCAACCTGTAATTCGGCATAAAACTTTGTTAATAAGATCAGAAAAATAAACAATCTTAGGTCTACCAACAAATAAGGGGTAACTAAGGTAAGTGATAGGACCCTCTTTTTGTTTGAAACGTGTTATTCTTTTAATCCTTTTTCTTGTGTTGTTGAATGGACCATAAAGAAGTCTTTATCCTAAATGAGTTGTCCGGAGGTTTCCTCATAGGAATTCAGAGTTTGCATAATGAGCTTAAGAGTGTTCTGTTTTCCAGAAGTGAAGAGGATGATATCATCAACAAAACTTAAGTGGTTTACCTGAGGCCCTCTAGCCTCCATGAAAAAACCATGATAGTTAGGGTTATTGTGCAGTCTGTTAAGGGATCTCGAAAAGACCTCTGcacctaaaataaatagggCAGGAGATATAGGATCCCCTTGTTTGAGACCTCTCATGGAATGAAAGAAACCATGTCTTTTGCCATTGACAATAATAGAATACCAATTGTTGGCCTTGATCCTCCAAATCATGTCAATAAATACCTCATCAAACCCCAATCTTCTTAACACCAAGCATATATAGGACTAAGAAACCGTATCATACGTTTTAGCCATGTCCAATTTAATAATAACATTGCTCCCAATATTAGGCTTCTTAATCAGGTGAATAATCTGTTGGGCTAGCATAATGTTTTCTGATATACTCCTCCCTTTGACAAATCCCGACTGGTTTAGTGAAACCAAGTTAGGTAAAATAAGACCAAGTCTAGAGCTCACCAATTTAGATATAATCTTGCTAGTGAAGTTACTTAAATTGATGGGCTTAAACTCAGTGAGTTTGCTAGGATTGCTCATTTTAGAAAGGAGAACAATGCAAgagtgagagaaatatttagGAATCATTTGACCACAAAAGAATGCTTGAATAACACCAAATAACTCCTTCTTGATAATATGCCAACATTTCTGAAAGAAGTAACCATTCATCCCATCAGGACCAGCTGTAGAATTAGGATTCATAGAGAAAACCACTTCCTTCAACTCTTCCAAAGTAGGCATAGTAATCAGATTATTATTTTGTTCCTGATTGACCATCCTGGGGATGCAATTGAGAACACTCTCATTGATAACCTTTTCCTCCCCTGTAAAAATCTTTTGGAAGTGTCCACACGCAACTTCAGCAATGTTGTCATCTCCCTGTATCCACTCCCCCTCTTTACTGATTAGTTTATGTATAAACAGTCCTCTTCTCTTTCCTCTTATCAGTGAATGAAAATACTTTGTGTTAGCATCTCCTTCTTTGAACCATTGTAATTGagttttttgtttcaaaatggAGTCTtccattttcaaaaatctgATGTATTATGCATTAAGCTCATGAAGTGTTGTCCTGTTTTTTTCAATATGGTCTTGAATAAGATTTTCTTCAACATTCCTGACCTTCTCTTCATACTCCTTGACCTTAACAAAGATGTCACCAAATTCCCTTTTGGACAAGGAGCTAAGAGTATTGGACAATCTTTTCAATTTCTGATGAAATTGCCACATGATGTTACCTTCTACAGTTCTGTCCCAGCAGGTCTTAACAACATCAAAGAAATTGGGTTGATCAGTCCAACAATTGAGAAGTTTAAAATACCTGATTTGGTTTTCTTCTCTACCACTCATTTCCATCAGTAGTGGACAGTGGTCTGATCCTACAGATGGTAAATGAGTGATAGTAGTTTGAGGCATTGTTTCCAGCCATTTGTCATTAACCATTGCCCTGTCTAGTCGTTTCCAAATTCTATGATGTATACCCCTTTTATTGGACCAAGTAAACCTTTTTCCACTGAAGCCTAGATCCATGAGCCCACATGCCTCAATCACTGCAATGAAGTCTAGACTTTTCCTCATGCTATAAGGTATCCCTCCAAGCTTTTCCTCAATAGAAGTAATCTTATTATAGTCACCTACTGAGCACCATGGTTTGTTGTTTTCAGCAACATGGTACAACCTTCTATCCCATAAGGGTCTTCTGAATTGATCCTTACACTTGGCATACACAAAGGTGGTGGTGAAGTGAGTTTGAATTTCATTGTGACTAATGTCACAAGTGATTTGTTGTTCATCCTCCTCAATGACTACACAATCAATGTCGTTATTCCAAAAAAGCCAAATTTTTCCATTTCGATTACTTACAACATGCTCTATGGCTAATTG
The DNA window shown above is from Solanum stenotomum isolate F172 chromosome 6, ASM1918654v1, whole genome shotgun sequence and carries:
- the LOC125868520 gene encoding uncharacterized protein LOC125868520; the protein is MDIPWCTIGDFNMKKIFEFISMIEVCGLVDLGYTGPPFTWCNQRATQARVWKRLDRSMVNNKWLEVMPQTTIEHLPSVGSDHSPLLMEMIRKNESHTKYFKILQCWVDNDNFMKTVQDCRDREVTGIEETIRKAEEELLTNNTEDCRKQLHLMNANYIRFLKLEESILKQKTQLQCFKEGDANTKYFHALMRGRRGRLFLHKICTDDNVWIQGDDQIAQEMPTLEELKQVVFAMNPNSAPGPDGIGGKFYQACWNIIKKDLLAAVQSFFCGHIMPKFMSHACLVLVPKIEQPNRFTDLRPISLNNFSNKIISKLLSMRLANILPLLRSENQSGFVRGRSITENIMLAQEITHRIKRPKEGDNVVIKLDMTKAYDIVSWSFTSLVLRRFGFGEFFIDLIWRIMSNNWYSIIINGHRYGFFHSTRGLKHGFSMESKGPQINLLSFADDVIVFTSTDRQSMKLIMDTLEEYEHTSDQLINKEKSHLMVPTNTPQDIITIIQEVTGFYQKDSPITYLGCPIYIGRQRIIFYSQLVDKVSKKICGW